In the Oscarella lobularis chromosome 9, ooOscLobu1.1, whole genome shotgun sequence genome, AGGTgagtgacgttgacgaaggCATGAACTAAACGTTCGACGTATGCCTCCGCATCTTCACCTTTTTTCTGAACGGGCAAGGTCAGCGTTAGGAAGCATATTGAACTCTGTGGGAAAATTGCTGAATGACTGAAATGCAACTTGGGCTTCAGCCTAAAGCCAGTAGGAGGAATTGCATTTGATCCGGTGAAAAATGCCAGGACATGGGACAGGCTGCAGTAGTGCTTTCCCTCTGAAAACGATAACCCGATTTTAGAGTTTAATATTGGAGAATAAATGTTCTTTTATACCTTCGCAGTCGTCTAGAAATCTTTGAAACAGCATGTACGCGTCTGTCTCTTGCTgccatttttcttcgtcttcctccttctcgGTAAAGGCAGCTGTTGCAAACATTTTGAGGATCCCCTCTAAATAAAGTTTCATAAAATCACTAATAACTTtccagcaaaaaaatcacacCTGCTGTAAGTGCTGAGTCCTCGTCGTGaacaaaatatttcttcaTTATGTCCTTATGAGACTGCATGATGGAAAGGACGTTCATCAGCTTCAGGCCGTCCCGCAGTTGATCCAATTCTGCCTTGACGCAAAGAACAGCGAAGTGAAGAAGGAGGCAATGGCGAAgggcttcttttttcttgataGTGATGGATGCGAGGACCTCGTGGTAACCTGCATCGCAAACGGCCTTGACCATATCACTGTCGAGATCTTCAAAAAGCGACTGTAGTTCAGCGTCAGTAGTAGAAGTATCGATCTGAAAGAGGCTAGTTTAATACGCTGAAAAATGTCTTGAAGTAATACTTGTTTGATCCAATGCTGGACGTCCGCTTCAGGAATGTCATCAAGAGTTACCGTAATGTCAGTGACATCACCAGTAATCACATATTCGTAAACAGCGTCTGACAAAAAAGCGAAACCAGCTCCTTCGTGTGCTAAACTTGCGGCTAAAATTCGGCCGATGATAGCAAAATGACGGCCCTGCATAAGGAGCATGAATTATTATGAAGAATATGTCATTGAGTATTTTTTTTACAAGAAGTGCCTTTGAGTCTTTGCGAGGTCGCATTCGGTTGCCGAAGCCAACAAAATGGTGATCCATAATTGCAACAGAAAGTCGCCGCCAAAATTCACGTACACAACCGCCTGAGTCCACTGCTGTTTCGCCAACGAATTGAATCTAAATTTTAATTGTGTACCAGTGTaaaccaaaaaaaattaaaagggtGGCTTACTTTCATTGGACGAAGAGGGttgtatttttttttcgagaaaaaatagaacgCGTCTTCCAACAGGTGGGAAGCCCGAACGTTCACTGTTGCGAGATTTTCCCCGTCGTCTCCGCCTGACTCAATAAGCGACTTCTGATGCTCCGCTATGCTCTTCAGGTCCGGAAAACCTTGCGTACTATAAGAATTACAGAATTTAGTGAAAGAATAGCAGTCAATTAGGCAATGCACTCACACTGAGGAGACTTGAGCCACGTGAACTTCATCCAATGGCCTCTGCTGAAGGGACGAAttttcgctctcgttcgTTCTCTGCTTAAATTACGTCAGTGATAGCCATTATTACAGAAGCCTTTTACCTCATCAGCGACTAAATTGATGTTGATTGATTTCGGAAATACGTCTGCCAAGGGCTTCACATATTCATTCGCCGGAATTTTCTTCGGATTCCCTCTCTTCATTCTGTCGAGAAGTTCAATATCATCTGGGTCGTAGTCACCACTACTCGAAGCCCAGAAAAGAACTTCCTGCTCAATCAGCGCATGATAACAATATTTGCCTGTGTGCGCAAACAAACCTGGAGCGTGTCATCAAATCCTGAAAAACGCCTCTTGATCTCCTGCCCATTCGGCATTCTAATTTTAACGCTGACACTTTTGTAGTCGCTGTCCGAGGGCTCCTCCGAGACAAGAGATGTCAATGTCGCTCGTCGATCTCTTGCGAGCTTCAACATAACATAGTAGGCAAACAGTCAAACACCTActatttgaaattttttaggCACCTTCTGCTTAGTCTCCGCTGTTGTCAACAATCTTCTAAAATACACACGCTAGGATTATTTATGATATTTACCCAGTTATGTTCTCACTTCTGTTGCAATTGCAGTTCCTCTACTTCACGGTCCTATTGACGGATACATAACCATGCTTGACATACTGTATCTATGGCATGAAAAACACCTTTTTTTCATCGCACGCAAGCGAACGCGCGTATGCAGCGTCTTGCTGCTGGACAAGTTGGCGTCTCTAAAAATGCAACTAAATCGTAGAAGCTAACGCATTTTTTCGATCGTCACCTCAGCCAAGCTTTCACTGACAGAGTCCGTTGAGCGttccgctgccgccgccgaagtgCCTCCTTCTTCGCAGGTAAGATCAACAACATCCCTGAAAAGCAATAGCTGTCTCAGAAATAATACTAAGATATAGTTATATGCTTATGATATACCTTTCCGGCGACAGTTCACGTTTTATAATTTTCCTCGAGGCGCGGGCATTTctaacgtcgtcgtcgtccgattcAGATTCGGACGTTAGGCTGTCACTGCTGCCGATACTACTGCTTGGCCGTACATAAATGATTTGATGCTGGCAAGATTTCTGTAAATGTTTGGTTGTGTATGGTCGCGAAAGTGGAATGAGTTGGCGAGTGCTCTTCTTCGCATCTGTGACCATAAGTGTAAAGCTTGGTGTTTCTTTGAGCAAGGGATACGCCTCAAAAAGGATCTCGGTAACTACCGATTCTGTGGCCGACATTGGCAAATGTATGCGCGCCTCGTCCAGTCCAagcattttcaatttttttcttatcgCCGCCTCTTGGTGCAGCCGTGGTGCCCTTGTTTGCGAGGCACACAAACTTGTGCACCCACGGTGCACGGCCTGTCTCGGAAAATACGTCTGACGATcgcgacttcttcgtcttcttccccACTGAACGGGAATACGATGCCCGTCCTTTTCCCTTACCGCGATAGCCAAAGACCCTTCGATGCTCATCCCATATAGCGGTTTTCGGAGGTGAGAATTGTGGACCATCACGGGCGCCCGTAGAGGGGCCCGCCTGCTCCGAGGACGGATCGCTTGGATTGGAATCAGAGAAATCATCCCATTCTGTCCCCTCGTCGGCTCCGATTTTGCTGCATCCACGGCGAAGATCGCGTAGCTGGCGATCGATTGACTCGAGTattttcaattctttttttttctcccttgAAGACATTCCGTGAATCGCCCGAATCGTCGAAAGTACTGAAAGCGGAAAAAACGGTGAAGAATAGGTCTTTCGGTTTCGATGAGCTGTGCGCAACAAAGAATGCGATGTGGCGTGCGCCTATTGGACATCGTTCAGGAAGTCACAATCACGTGCATAAAAAATACGTCACAATGACGTGTATAGAAAAGACGTTGTAATTGAGTACATTccaaaaacgtcaaaatcaTGTGCATACGACTAATGACTTCGCCAAACTACAGTAAGAAAACGTGTCCGATGCGTAACAAAGACTCTGCTGATAACGTAAATGACTGCACGACCAAAACAACTGTTCTtgtacgtcatcatcatcattgaaTATTAACAGCTATTTCTCGTGCTCTCAAATAAATTGACATTCCGAAATCGGTGACATCCTCCGAAGGATCAAGAGTTGCAGACAAGACAGACTGAAGGCGGCTTTCGTGTTCTACAGCAGTTTCAGGTACAgaaacgttgccgtcgtcgtcgtcgtcgtcgtcgtcgtcttcgttccaATGGCCATCGGGTGGCTCAACATCAGGATCAATGCCAAAGTCATCGAACTCATGTTCAAAAGCCCCACGCATTTCTACTCCTACAGTCGACAACGAATACGTGGGATTTTGCATTCCCGATATCCAAAGCTGTGTAGGTGACTTATTCCCTGCTGACGACAATGGATGCAAGTTCCACATTTCAGTAAATCGAAGAAGATGAGCATTGATTCTGGGCAGGAACACAAAGTGGAGGCAGGCAAGATCGACTTCGTTGTTTACGTCGAGCCGTCCGGTGTTTtccaaaaaacgaaataaacGGTAATacgttgacgtcacctaTAGAACGCGGTTAGTACAACCAAAAATTTGCCTTAGAATGACTACCTGATAAAAAACATCTCGCCACAGACGTTCAATCCTTTGATTGTGGACCGAACGTCCAGTTATGACGCTACCACGCCCGGGTCCTCGAGATGGGTGAGACAACATAAAGAGCGAAACTTGAGCATTTTCACCGCCTTTATCGCACCTTACCCGCGAAGGAACACCATTTCTTTTGCAAGCTAGCTCAAACTGGTCACACACGGTTGAAGCTCTGTTGTTGTTGGAACAATGAAGATACACTATGAGACGGCTGTATCCATCAACACCGCCGTGAATCACAAAGCGCCACCTTAATGACACGGTCAGCGACTGTACGGCTAGAAGCGCTCTAAAAACTCAATATGTATACCTTATCAGTTTGTGATTGCCATCTATGTGCCAAAGACTATTAGGCCCGGGAACGGAATATTGTCTCCTCTCCACAGCCATCATCCATCTTGACACTGTTCCGCCTGGATCCACTCGAAAACAGCATTTGCGCACGCGGTGAACGGGAACTTTAATTCCTTCTTGTTTTAGGGCAGCATAAATCATGCGATAACCGCTTGTGGGGTTACTTTGCTTCAGCGCTTGTATGCGACGAAGgagttcgtcttcttcaatttgtGTATAAGACCCTTCGATGCTGATTTCGTACTGACGCAGTCTACGCTTGATAGTAGAAATGGAGACTGTAAGCAAACGTGATATTTGAGGGACTGAAAAACCGTTGTCGACAAAATAACGAAGCTGATCTTCCGATATGAAATAGGACGGCCGGCCACGACTTCCTTGCACAGTCTCCATGTCTTCAACAGTTCCTTCGGCGGAATGGTTAACAAGGAGATCGATCGTAGATGTAATGCAGCGAAGGAGGCCAGCTTGCTCACCGTACACAAGAGAGAGGCGGCCAACTACTTGATAGAGACTTTGCAATTCCGTGAGAATGCCGTCAGAAGCGTGAACAAGAAAGAGATCGCTCCCTAGCTGATGAACGCTTCGAATAACAGCTTCAACTCTGCGTAAGAGAGCTTCTCGAATTCGTCCAAGATCAGCAGCCATTTGCAAAGTTAATATCAACCacaatttgtttctttcattcattcattcattcattcattcattcattcattcattcattcattcattcattcattcattcattcattcattcattcattcattcattcattcattcattcattcattcattcattcattcattcattcattcattcattcattcattcattcattcattcattcattcattcattcattcattcattcattcattcattcat is a window encoding:
- the LOC136191279 gene encoding uncharacterized protein isoform X1, encoding MISLIPIQAIRPRSRRAPLRAPVMVHNSHLRKPLYGMSIEGSLAIAVREKDGHRIPVQWGRRRRSRDRQTYFPRQAVHRGCTSLCASQTRAPRLHQEAAIRKKLKMLGLDEARIHLPMSATESVVTEILFEAYPLLKETPSFTLMVTDAKKSTRQLIPLSRPYTTKHLQKSCQHQIIYVRPSSSIGSSDSLTSESESDDDDVRNARASRKIIKRELSPERDVVDLTCEEGGTSAAAAERSTDSVSESLAERRQLVQQQDAAYARSLACDEKKDREVEELQLQQKRLLTTAETKQKLARDRRATLTSLVSEEPSDSDYKSVSVKIRMPNGQEIKRRFSGFDDTLQEVLFWASSSGDYDPDDIELLDRMKRGNPKKIPANEYVKPLADVFPKSININLVADEQRTNESENSSLQQRPLDEVHVAQVSSVTQGFPDLKSIAEHQKSLIESGGDDGENLATVNVRASHLLEDAFYFFSKKKYNPLRPMKIQFVGETAVDSGGCVREFWRRLSVAIMDHHFVGFGNRMRPRKDSKALLGRHFAIIGRILAASLAHEGAGFAFLSDAVYEYVITGDVTDITVTLDDIPEADVQHWIKQIDTSTTDAELQSLFEDLDSDMVKAVCDAGYHEVLASITIKKKEALRHCLLLHFAVLCVKAELDQLRDGLKLMNVLSIMQSHKDIMKKYFVHDEDSALTAEGILKMFATAAFTEKEEDEEKWQQETDAYMLFQRFLDDCEEGKHYCSLSHVLAFFTGSNAIPPTGFRLKPKLHFSHSAIFPQSSICFLTLTLPVQKKGEDAEAYVERLVHAFVNVTHLGQI
- the LOC136191283 gene encoding uncharacterized protein, with translation MNERNKLWLILTLQMAADLGRIREALLRRVEAVIRSVHQLGSDLFLVHASDGILTELQSLYQVVGRLSLVYGEQAGLLRCITSTIDLLVNHSAEGTVEDMETVQGSRGRPSYFISEDQLRYFVDNGFSVPQISRLLTVSISTIKRRLRQYEISIEGSYTQIEEDELLRRIQALKQSNPTSGYRMIYAALKQEGIKVPVHRVRKCCFRVDPGGTVSRWMMAVERRQYSVPGPNSLWHIDGNHKLIRWRFVIHGGVDGYSRLIVYLHCSNNNRASTVCDQFELACKRNGVPSRVRCDKGGENAQVSLFMLSHPSRGPGRGSVITGRSVHNQRIERLWRDVFYQVTSTYYRLFRFLENTGRLDVNNEVDLACLHFVFLPRINAHLLRFTEMWNLHPLSSAGNKSPTQLWISGMQNPTYSLSTVGVEMRGAFEHEFDDFGIDPDVEPPDGHWNEDDDDDDDDDGNVSVPETAVEHESRLQSVLSATLDPSEDVTDFGMSIYLRAREIAVNIQ
- the LOC136191279 gene encoding uncharacterized protein isoform X2, coding for MISLIPIQAIRPRSRRAPLRAPVMVHNSHLRKPLYGMSIEGSLAIAVREKDGHRIPVQWGRRRRSRDRQTYFPRQAVHRGCTSLCASQTRAPRLHQEAAIRKKLKMLGLDEARIHLPMSATESVVTEILFEAYPLLKETPSFTLMVTDAKKSTRQLIPLSRPYTTKHLQKSCQHQIIYVRPSSSIGSSDSLTSESESDDDDVRNARASRKIIKRELSPERDVVDLTCEEGGTSAAAAERSTDSVSESLAERRQLVQQQDAAYARSLACDEKKDREVEELQLQQKRLLTTAETKQKLARDRRATLTSLVSEEPSDSDYKSVSVKIRMPNGQEIKRRFSGFDDTLQEVLFWASSSGDYDPDDIELLDRMKRGNPKKIPANEYVKPLADVFPKSININLVADERTNESENSSLQQRPLDEVHVAQVSSVTQGFPDLKSIAEHQKSLIESGGDDGENLATVNVRASHLLEDAFYFFSKKKYNPLRPMKIQFVGETAVDSGGCVREFWRRLSVAIMDHHFVGFGNRMRPRKDSKALLGRHFAIIGRILAASLAHEGAGFAFLSDAVYEYVITGDVTDITVTLDDIPEADVQHWIKQIDTSTTDAELQSLFEDLDSDMVKAVCDAGYHEVLASITIKKKEALRHCLLLHFAVLCVKAELDQLRDGLKLMNVLSIMQSHKDIMKKYFVHDEDSALTAEGILKMFATAAFTEKEEDEEKWQQETDAYMLFQRFLDDCEEGKHYCSLSHVLAFFTGSNAIPPTGFRLKPKLHFSHSAIFPQSSICFLTLTLPVQKKGEDAEAYVERLVHAFVNVTHLGQI
- the LOC136191279 gene encoding uncharacterized protein isoform X3 — its product is MISLIPIQAIRPRSRRAPLRAPVMVHNSHLRKPLYGMSIEGSLAIAVREKDGHRIPVQWGRRRRSRDRQTYFPRQAVHRGCTSLCASQTRAPRLHQEAAIRKKLKMLGLDEARIHLPMSATESVVTEILFEAYPLLKETPSFTLMVTDAKKSTRQLIPLSRPYTTKHLQKSCQHQIIYVRPSSSIGSSDSLTSESESDDDDVRNARASRKIIKRELSPERDVVDLTCEEGGTSAAAAERSTDSVSESLAERRQLVQQQDAAYARSLACDEKKDREVEELQLQQKLLTTAETKQKLARDRRATLTSLVSEEPSDSDYKSVSVKIRMPNGQEIKRRFSGFDDTLQEVLFWASSSGDYDPDDIELLDRMKRGNPKKIPANEYVKPLADVFPKSININLVADEQRTNESENSSLQQRPLDEVHVAQVSSVTQGFPDLKSIAEHQKSLIESGGDDGENLATVNVRASHLLEDAFYFFSKKKYNPLRPMKIQFVGETAVDSGGCVREFWRRLSVAIMDHHFVGFGNRMRPRKDSKALLGRHFAIIGRILAASLAHEGAGFAFLSDAVYEYVITGDVTDITVTLDDIPEADVQHWIKQIDTSTTDAELQSLFEDLDSDMVKAVCDAGYHEVLASITIKKKEALRHCLLLHFAVLCVKAELDQLRDGLKLMNVLSIMQSHKDIMKKYFVHDEDSALTAEGILKMFATAAFTEKEEDEEKWQQETDAYMLFQRFLDDCEEGKHYCSLSHVLAFFTGSNAIPPTGFRLKPKLHFSHSAIFPQSSICFLTLTLPVQKKGEDAEAYVERLVHAFVNVTHLGQI